One Natator depressus isolate rNatDep1 chromosome 26, rNatDep2.hap1, whole genome shotgun sequence genomic window, CAGAGGATATACAACAAGACTGGCCGAGGCAGGCATAGTCCTGGCTACCAGTCTCCTGTTCGAACCATTAGTCTACATATGCACTCTGTGTAAACATCCCCCCTACAAGCTTGGTACACGTGCACTGCATATAAGCCTTAATCATATAATTCTCAGAAAcaaatcttttctctctctttagaaCAAAATCCAGAGCCTCAGCAGAGGGGAATACAATGTTTACAGTACTTTTCAAAGCCATGAACCAGAATTTGACTACTTGAAAAGTTTAGAAATTGAAGAAAAGATCAACAAAATTCGGTGGTTACCCCAGAAAAATGCTGCTCAGTTTTTATTGTCTACAAATggtaagtttgtttgtttttgtttttgttttgttgtacaCAGTAAGCTTGAAAGCAGAATAAAGCTGTGTAGAATGAATCTCAAATTTTCTGCTCCTCTTTCTGTCCTTACTTACAGCATACTCAGCTTTGACTAGCATCAAAGTTTgtttatgcttttttttaaactgagaatttaatatattttaatatatttatttcagataAAACAATAAAGTTATGGAAAATTAGTGAAAGGGACAAAAGACCGGAGGGCTATAACTTGAAGGAAGAAGATGGGCGGTATAGGGACCCTTCTACAGTTACAACATTACGGGTGAGTAGCTCCTCTGTCTAGTGTGATAGTTCTCAGAGTCACCGTCTGAGGGTAGGTAAGTATTTAGCCTCATTTAATAGATCGGGATCCAAGGCAGAGGCAGTTGAGTGACTTTCTCAAGGTCCCATATAGATAGGTCTGTGGCTCAGCTGGCAATAGAAGTCAGAACTCCTGACTCCATGTGCCAGTCGTTcgctacaagaccatcctttgtACAGTGATATTAACTGTGAGTTTTCTATGGTGTCCCACGTACTGTACTCCAGCAGTTCCTTGCCTGCTATGCGTAGGACATGGATTTTTGAAATGACTTCAGGGTTCTTGTTTGTCAGGCTGGTGGAGGTGCATGGGTGCATTGGATGGGTGGCTGGCAGTACACATTTATCTGTATTACATGCACAGCttatattttgtgttttcttgtaTTTTGCAGGTGCCAGTATTCAGACCCATGGATCTTATGGTTGAAGCCAGTCCGCGAAGAATATTTGCAAATGCTCACACGTATCACATCAACTCTATCTCCATCAATAGTGATTATGAAACATACCTATCTGCAGATGACTTGCGGATTAATCTGTGGCACCTAGAAATTACAGACCGAAGTTTTAGTATCTTTTTCTGTTTGTCTTTTTGTCGGAGAAGGACTTTTTGCCATAACTAAAGTTGTTAGATTTCTCTTTTCCCTTGAAGTGTATGCTTAAGACACCTTCCATTGCttaaaaaaaagaggagtcctcgtggcaccttagagagtaacaaatttatttgggcaggcTTGGGGGTTTTGCtgattaacacagctaccactggGAAACCTGCTTCCATTTCTTAGTTATTTTGCAGTTGCAGAGAATATTGTTTCTGGCATGCCAATACCGTAGGATCCTTTTTAAGCAACATAAGGCAAAGCAGAGTTATGATTAATATTGGTTGTTTTCCTGGCAAAAAAATTATGGGAAAGTTATGGCATTTGTTGTTAGAAAGGAGGAAAAGGTAGCGCTCCCGGAACAGAAGAGGAGCAGAGCTGGAAAGAGAAGAATTTGAAAGTATTTGTCTTTTGAACCAGATCTTGAGCTACGTTAAGAGCCAGGTCTGCGGGAGAGGTACCATCCTCAGTTCCTCAAGTTATTGGTCTGCTGCAGAACTTCccagcccccttctctctctctctctctctttttgctcccctgctgccccacccctccactcCTGCACACATGCGCAAAGGTTCTAGGTCTCTAGAACCACAGGAGCATATTCAGCCACTGCTGTGtggggagcaggagctggagcagtgGGAAAATAAGGAGTGTCAGAGTTCCTGGGGGGGGGACAGGAAATCACAAAATCCATGACTCCTGTGACAATCAGCCTTGGTTATGTTGCGGCATTTGGTAAAATTAGACACAGGCCAGCTGATGTTCTACAGATCAAAACCGAACAACTGATGTGGTGCAAAATCATTTATTTAGAAGGttggattttaattattttaagctTATAAAATATATTGGTGGCTGTCGCTTACTAGATGATAGAAGAATTTTTAAATGACGGCGTGTTTATATTTCAGGGTATGTTGACTGGTTTTATAGCCAATTAAAAGAAGACtacatttccattttttcaagCGGATaaacaaaggcacagaaaaaTGGTGATTTACCCCGGGTCACAGAgagagcctgtggcagagtcctgtctcccagttcCCTGCTGCCACACTGCTGCCTTCTTCTTTGGATTGTTTTATGTTTGTCTGTTTTAGATACCCATTTATTGGTAATTGGAGAGGCGTTGTGGAATAAATGTATAGAGCTGTATAAGTGTGTTCTGAACATTTGAAGAGAGAATTCCTTAATAAAACGCACTCTAGATATTGTAGATATTAAGCCTGCCAACATGGAAGAGCTGACAGAGGTGATAACAGCTGCAGAGTTCCATCCTAACAGCTGTAACACATTTGTATACAGCAGTAGTAAAGGAACAATTCGTCTGTGTGACATGAGAGCATCGGCACTCTGTGACAGACATTCGAAATGTGAGTTCTACTTTTAattgattcccctccccccacatttttTTAAAGCGTTCCGCATTTCCCTACTAGGTGAAGCTGTGGGCTTATCTGcccttgaaatgctacagctgaGCCAGCtggacactacctatgctgacgggaggggttctctcatcagcagaggtaatCCAACTCCCTGAGAGGCGATAGCTAGGTggacagaattcttcttctttctacccagcactgtctacactggagggttaggttggcttaactacgctGGTTtgcggtgtggatttttcagagcCATGAGTGAAGTAGTTACgccaacttaattttctagtgtagacagtgctgtgtgTAGTGCCAAAGCATCAAGTACTGTAAACTGGGGCTTTTGTCAATAAATGTCTAACAGACCTCACTGTGAGTGTATAGTGAATTTCCTTCGTatggggggaaaaggaaaaaaacccagtgtcccattaaggtttttttttatctCCTTGCTTGAGTGAAAAGAGTAACTTAATGTTACtgcaacttaaaaaaattaatgccaGAGGACTGGCCAATTGAGAGGATTGGAAACAGCTTAATGCAGCCTTTTAACTTTTAAATTACCGGTTCAGTTCCAACTCAGATCCGTCGCTAATGCTCAAGACTTGCAAATGAGTACACCCTCCAAAAGTTAGATTCTTCActctcttggatttttttttattgtgatcGAACTATAGGAAGCAATATGTACAGTGACTTGCCTTTTACTTCTTCAGTCTTACATACACTCGATTCGCTATCTCTTTAGAGGCTCACTTCAGGAAAAAGTTTGAATAAATCCATCATTTACTTCACTGCATGTAGGTCACATTACAAAGCTTTATTTTTCTGAAATACTGCACATAAGGGCAGCAAGGCTATTTATTCTAGCACAGCTAATACGCTGTAAATGTGTAATAAGTTTATCTGGGTATATCCCTGTTTTAGCAGGGACTTGTATCCTGGAATTCTGAGGAGATGCGCTCCGTGGTCCAAAGGTCTTATATCTGATGGGTTTTAATTCTTCCAGTATTTTGGATGTTACAGCCTTAGGCCATGAACATAAGTGGCATTTGCCGTATACATCAGTATGCAACTTTTAATGTCCTTGTGCCAATATTACTTAGGGCGATAAGTTTTCTTCTTCATGTGGGAATCAAACACCAGATAACTAAGAGCATCTGCAGTGTTCCTAATTGGTCTGTGTCGTGTGATGTCTGTCTCGTGAAATGATGAGTACGCTGTATTGGGGTATGGGAGACACTCATCGGTCGGTGCATGTATAAAATGCTGTCCCAGAaccatttgagattttttttccaaggttCATATTGAAATTATTGTTTTGAAGCGTGTGAGCTTGTATGGAATTGACTTAGAGTACTTTGCTGATCGGCATGCCTGTCTTTTACTTAGTGTTTGAAGAACCAGAAGACCCTAGCAACAGATCGTTTTTCTCTGAAATCATCTCTTCCATATCCGACGTAAAATTCAGCCATAGTGGTCGATATATGATGACTAGAGATTATCTGTCGGTGAAGATCTGGGATTTAAATATGGAAAACAGACCTGTGGAAACATACCAGGTATCCAGTGAAATGTCATACACTGGTATTATAAACCTTGGAAGTATGTCATGTACTGAGTATGGCCTTGATCCCGTATTTGGATCTGTGTGTTCCTATTCAGAGCTTCAGCAAAGTCAGTGGGGCACAAAGACATATGGGGCTCTGCTCTTTGTGGTCTGATTGTAGGATTAAGATCTACATTTGAACATGTATGACATGCTTTTTCTCGTGGGGTGGGAATCGTGAAGGGCACAATAGCGTGACTTGCATTCTGGGCCACGAGTTAGCATAGTGATGGTGTTTTGCAGCATCTGAGAGGAGACCAGAGTTCACACCTTTCTGCCTGGGCAACAGGAGGCAGTGTTGTGCAGGACACTTGCTCAGTTTAGGGACAGTCCAGTGCCAGAGGGCCAATTGTGACGCTTCCTGTCAACTTATAGGGTGGACTGAAAGTATCCGAAGGGGGTCCTGTTCAGTTTTCCTCAAGAATCGGGTTGGTCTCCATGTAGCTTGCTTGGACGCTTTCACAGACAAATCATGCTTTTTCAAATATTaaagaaactttttttcccctaggTACATGAATACCTCCGAAGTAAACTTTGTTCTCTGTATGAGAATGATTGCATTTTTGACAAATTTGAGTGCTGTTGGAATGGATCAGACAGGCAAGTCTAATAGTTTTTCTTCACATATTTAAGCCTGAGTTTTTTGAGAATGGGAAGCAGCACTATGGGTTCCTTCTGACGTGAGAAATACAAAATGTAGCCTCAAATGTATGAATCCTTTTCTTCTtgggtttggttgttttttttacagtgttaTGAGCTAATGTAATGTGTATTAGCCCTTACTGTGGGAGTCTTGCAATTTGATGCGCAGGGGGTGAGAATCTGCTTATGGAGATTTTATGGCTGGATTGAGGCCTTCGGTACTCTTCACACTGGAGAGTATATATTTCTTATGACTGTAAGTTTCCTAGTATGCTTTGGGAGCTGTGTTGTTCTCCTTAATAATCCTGTCTTGCCAAAACATGAAAATAGGTAGACAACCCTCTaagaatttcattattttttttaaatgacttttcaAGCTTGCCTTGCATGGCCGTCTCCCCAGTAATATTTCTGTTAACCTAAGTTgaatgatgatttaaaaaaaaaaaaaaaatgcattgagCCACTCATTTGCCAAATCTGAAGCAGCTCATTGAGTCCTCATCTGTTTCATCATGAGGGGATCATTCTCTTTAAATGAAACAGCTGTTGATCTAAATATTTGGATAATCTCTAAGTATACTTGCCTAACTGAAAATCTGATATATTTCCATTAGATGGTCTAAAACTAGCCAACTCTAAGGTGTATAAAAAGTTGGGTATATTTTGGTCCTGATGCTCATGCAATTGTAGCCATGTACTTTGAGCCAAATTCAAAATGCGACTCCTTCTGGCTATCAGGCATTTCTTTCCAGGGGACACTCTGTTGCTAGCCATAAGGGCAATACTGACTGCTTACGTGCAGAAATTCAAATGCTTGTCTTAATCAGAGAACCTTGTAACAGGTTGTGACAtttcccagggttgtgaggcacctgcccttagtgtgaggatGTTGTCGGTGCCCGCTGTGGTTGAGCTCCCTGAATCCACTAGCTTCTGGCAACACAATTTTCCACAGGCCTCGCTCTTTCTGAACAGGTTAGCAGTAGGCACACACCAACTCCTGACTCTTCTGAGCATCCCTCTGGAGTGTTCAGACTCAACACTGAACGCTCACAGAACTCTGCTTCGCTGCTCCCAAAGGAATAGCACACCCCAGCTTGCAAGGAGTCAACTCGGAATCCCCACTCATCTGAACATACAGCACTTCggtatatttatagtgaaaacaagaataagtttggTATCAAAGAACAGAGAGTCAAGTAATAGAAAGGGAGAATATTGGAAACGAGGAGTAGTTgtatacaaaacaaaatcataacatgctttctagaacCTAAACTTAACTCAAAAGACATTCTCTTGTCTCCAACAAGAGACAGTCATTGGTGAATGAACAGGTTAAGGActctttagaaaagctggacaaacaCAAGTCCttggggccggatgcaatgcatccgagggtgctgagggagttggccgatgtgattgcagagccattgaaaACTCACGGTGATCTGGAGAATTCCTGGATAAtcggaaaaaggcaaatatatagtgcccatctttaaaaataggaaggaggagaatctggggaactacagaccagtcagcctcacctcagtccctggaaaaaaaaatggagcaggtcgtcaaggaatccattttgaagcaattggaggagaggaaggtcatcaggaacagtcaacatggattcaccaagggcaagtcatgcctgaccagcctgtattagtaggagcgttgctagcagattgagggaagtgattattcccctctattaggcactggtgaggccacatatgaagtattgcatccagttttggggcccccgctacagaaaggatgtggaccaattggagagagtccagcaaagggcaacgaaaatgaaaTTAGGGGGcttgggcacatgacttatgagcagaggctgagggaactgggcttatttagtctgcagaagagaagagtgaggggggttttgatagcagccttcagttacctgaaggggggttccaaagaggatggagctcggctgttctcagtggtggcagacaaCAGAAagaggagcaatggtctgaagttgcagtgggggaggtctaggttggctattaggaaaaactatttcactaggaggttggtgtagcactggaatgggttacctagggaggtggtggaatctccatccttagaggtttttaagacccagcttggcaaagccctggctgggatgatttagttggggttggccctgctttgagcaggggattggactagatgacctcctgaggtctcctgcAGCCCTAATCTTCTACAAAGATAGCTTCCCCAAGTCCTCTCCCCAGGGTTCTCGACTAGAGGCTCCCTTTCACAAAATTAAGCCCACTGGCAATTTTTCTTCACAGACGGATGGATGCCAGGGTGTGTGTCTGCACTGCCAAATATACCAAGAGAGACTTTTAATGTTGACCTGAgtgccttcctccccccacccactgttgacctcttcctgttaatttccttctgaagtcCTCTTCAGCTCTTTACTAGCATCTGACTTAGTATGCTAATAGACTCCTATTGTATGTCACCCAGGGAGATAAGCGTCTGGATAAGTGTTGTCTCAAGACACGCTGCCTTGGAGTGACCTGCTTTCAACCGCAGACCTAGAGAACATAAATTTTAGTACATACACTTAACTCCTCAcatattatctgtacatacagCTCACAGTGACAGGGATGACCtttgtgacacaggctttcagtggAAATCTGACGTGTTCACCAGAAGCGGTCATGTGATCCCTATAGTCCTGTGTACCCCTGTTGGCATCAGAAGGTCCTTGGGGGTCACAGGTATGATCTatagggcctaatcctgtgaAATATTGAGCATCTACTGAAGCATGTTGAGTAAACTAACTGCCAACGTTAGTTGGAATTGAGGATGCTCAACACCTTGTAGAATGGAGCCCATAATCACTTTAAAACAGTGTTTAACCCCCAAAGAGTCAAAATTGGTCCTCTGTGATTCAAAGAATACTGCTGTTTTGAGTTGGGGTATGACCGTATTGGTTACTTCTTGAAGTTAATAACATAGATGTTTTTCTGAAGTATTGCTTTCCATGGGGACTGCTGGTTGGGGTTAATTTTGGCACAATGTGAGTTCCTACGACAAAGAATGTACAGAGCGAGAGCTCCCTGTCACAAGGTCTTGGCAAAGGTAGTTGATGATTGAGTGAGGTTCCGGATAAAAATCTGAGTTGTACCTCTAGTGGCTTTTAAAATAGCTGTTTGAGGTGAAAAAATTCTATTGGCCGCTACGGGCCCTAGTTCTGTAAGGTTCCACGTGCCCTcctctcccgttgacttcaagAGTGGAGGGCACACAGCATCTGACTGCAGCAGTCCCAAAATAGGTGACGTTGTTTCCCCACCACTGTGCAACTGAAAGGTATTTTCTGAAGAGGTGAAAGGGAATGGAAAGGCAGGATTTCTGGGCTCTTCTAGAGTGGAAGCGTATCCTGTGGTCAAGAcatgggactgggagttgggTGATGAGTGGGTTCACATGGGACCTTGGGTTAATCACTTAATCCCCCTGTGTGCCTCagctccctatctgtaaaatgtgaacACATACTTTATTTTCACTCCCCTTTGTCTTCTCTGTTTGAAGCGTAAGCTCTTTGGGCCGGGgactctttttatttatatgtacaGCGTCTAGCACTGTGGAGCTCTGTTCTCAGTTGAGGCCTCCAGgcgctaccgtaatacaaataactccttccttttttaaaatgtggcattCTTGGATTAATCTTTAGCTTTCTTATTTCCAGTGTTGTCATGACGGGATCTTACAACAATTTCTTCAGAATGTTTGACAGAAACACAAAGCGAGACATCACCTTGGAAGCATCACGGGAAAATAATAAACCCCGCACCGTTTTGAAGCCCCGCAAAGTCTGTGCAAGTGGAAAGCGAAAGAAGGATGAAATTAGTGTTGACAGCCTAGACTTCAACAAGAAGATACTACATACAGCCTGGCATCCCAAGGAAAATATCATTGCTGTAGCTACTACAAACAACTTGTATATATTTCAAGACAAAGTGAATTAGGGTTGGCATTCCTAACCGAAGAATCCACTTCCTGCATAGTTGAGATAGTTGAATCTAGCATTTGTACCTGTAAATGAAAGAGAATAAAAGAGAGAGGTCCATTGTGGCACCCCTTTCCAGTGTTTAAAAATGTGCCATATGACACACTTTTTTTAGCTACATGGAGAAAGCTCTGATGATTCATCACAGTGGTGTTCTCCATGTTTGCTAGCCATTTAGGTGAGGGTAGGGCACTTTTTAATTTAATGACTACTTGCACCATCTTGCCTAATGGACTAGATTGGACTGTATCAACATTGGTTTACTCCACTTTTTATGCCTTCCATTGTGATGACGTCAAACACAGGGAAAGCCTTCAGTCATGCTATGGGATTTAATTGTGTAACCTCATTACTGTATCATTTGTGGCCCTTTTTTATTAAATGCAGCTCATTCTTGCTGTGGCTTGTAGCATTCCTCCTCCTggactcccccttccctccccttcatcccctccacccctccctggTGGTGGTgtatagaaaaaaatgaaataaagcacATGAAATGGGTCAGTTTGGGGTCAGTGGTAAAGGAAGGGGTCTATGTTGCGAACAATGTTTTAATAAGCAGTTGACTGTAATCACTCCTTGCCATGTTTGGCaccaaaaagagaaaataaggaagaaaaaaaaaaactactgaaTAAAAGTGACAAAGAATGAAgaatctgggtttttttttctttttttaatctaccTCTTTCTACAAATATTCTGTGTTTTACCTTAGATGCATGAAAATAAAGTGATGTTTTTTTGTAATGATTTTAACCAGTATtcattataattatttttcagcgggcagggggagagggagggttttTGCAACTGTCTGGCTGTCATTCATGTATGAAAAAGATCATTCTAACTCTGGTATTTATTGACCATTTCCATTTCAAAAACCTTGAAATGCGACCAGACTTTGCCATACTCTTGAACAGTAATTGACCTGTTCCATCTCCTTAAAGCCCCTTTATCTGTTAATTAAACTATCCCTTATGTCTCAGTGTCTGAATTTGTATAATTCAAATCCATTTATTGGGCACTAACTTTTTAATATGTTTAATCTCATCCTAATTTTATGTAATACCTTGTTTAGAATACAAAGCCAGtgttttttaattgttaaaattCTTGTTCAACAGTATGATGTAGTGGAAAACTAATATCAAGTAATTATAGATGAGAATTTACACTGCATTCTGAGTACatatatattttctgtattttattgCTATCAGTGTCTGAATGAAAATGTAGAATACCATATGAGTGCTGCTTCTTTCTTCTGGCTTTTCAAAGCAATTAAAGATCAACTTTAAAAGGTGCAATGATCAGAAAATGCTTGAAGTACAGAAACTGCATGAGATAAATATTAATAGTTGTCTGTAACTTGATTTAAACTCTTTTTAAGCAAATAAGGCTTATCCAAAGATGAAGAATTGGATACTAACGTTTTAAAAAACTTGTGGGTTTTTATCTCCAGTATGTTTTTGCTAATTGTGCTCTTCTGGTGCACTAGAAGGTCTAATAAGTTGTACTTACCATTCAACAAACAGTCAATGGCGTTTTAGTCCATAGTAAAGCCTACCTTTGATTGGGAGGAACTATACTTCTAAATCAA contains:
- the PPP2R2A gene encoding serine/threonine-protein phosphatase 2A 55 kDa regulatory subunit B alpha isoform, whose product is MAGAGGGGNDIQWCFSQVKGAVDDDVAEADIISTVEFNHSGELLATGDKGGRVVIFQQEQENKIQSLSRGEYNVYSTFQSHEPEFDYLKSLEIEEKINKIRWLPQKNAAQFLLSTNDKTIKLWKISERDKRPEGYNLKEEDGRYRDPSTVTTLRVPVFRPMDLMVEASPRRIFANAHTYHINSISINSDYETYLSADDLRINLWHLEITDRSFNIVDIKPANMEELTEVITAAEFHPNSCNTFVYSSSKGTIRLCDMRASALCDRHSKLFEEPEDPSNRSFFSEIISSISDVKFSHSGRYMMTRDYLSVKIWDLNMENRPVETYQVHEYLRSKLCSLYENDCIFDKFECCWNGSDSVVMTGSYNNFFRMFDRNTKRDITLEASRENNKPRTVLKPRKVCASGKRKKDEISVDSLDFNKKILHTAWHPKENIIAVATTNNLYIFQDKVN